A portion of the Adhaeribacter radiodurans genome contains these proteins:
- a CDS encoding T9SS type A sorting domain-containing protein: MKIQLSGLYRSQFELVLSPGWRIISVLLLFLFSFTTGTLAQSKVWDNTLGGDGTDDLVLVQQTSDGGYILGGSSTSGKAGDKTEPNRDPGTDNNSYYTGDYWIVKLKADGSKAWDKTFGGNSRDELRSLQQTSDGGYILGGTSYSGISGDKSEANKGKQDEFGNITNDYWIVKIDASGNKQWDKTFGGDNYDYLVSVQQTKEGDYILGGHSESGANVDKTEPSKGGWDWWVVKMDASGRKIWDKSFGENQYDNLVNLVLTSDNGYLLAGSFYGDTRIIKLKADGTPLWEKVLDVRDLTSLQATPDGGYVAGYTATTSTYSHDYGIIKLKADGTQVWNKTYGGNKEDWLTTAQPTQDGGYILGGGSSSGISDDKTEPVKGPCNDDECDTDFWLIKLRADGTKEWDKTIGGIDYDFFASVQQTSDGGYILGGTSNSGISGDKSEARSGYWVEKLDNKIRLNQSITFAPILLNKAVGDPPFTLSAKANSGLSVTFKVVSGPATVSGNKVTLTGEGTVHLQAIQAGNGTYNPALVDRSFIVEEKKLIKKLWDKTFGGFNREVLTAMIATPDGGYLVGGYSVSGKSADKSNTSRGNKDYWLVKLNAQGVKVWDKTYGGSKSDSLTAIISTPDGGYLLGGASASGVSGDKSQANKGNYDYWLIKIDATGTKIWDKVYGGREADNLITLLATPDGGYLLGGTSTSGISGDKSQISKGSTDYWLLKINATGTKLWDRTYGGSEAENLTALTAATEGGYLVGGSSASGKSGDKSQASRGFEDYWIVRLKEDGTKLWDKTYGGFKQTYEYEDCPYEDPKDCEYQAGSSILTALFATPDGGYLVGGYSNADKNSDKTNDNDGQLRDYWLLKIDAKGSKLWDKTYGGVRTEISTGPGGWYYTGNSLLRTIIAAPDGDYILAGTSDSYKGRDKSENTRVGERYTYPAGGGGYYLFFPGEEDYWVLKITGEGTKKWDRTIGSRNYDELQAIVATPDGSYVLAGTTYNAGIGGDKTEATRDTTGILSNDKGDYWVVKIKDEMPPVTSAWNMRYGGSGTEGFTAVIKTSDGGYLSGGYTNSGISGDKTQPSQGLNDYWIVKSDKNGKKLWDKRYGGSGEDYLNTLIQTSDGGYLLGGSSESGSSGDKSQTSRGGRDCWIIKINSNGTKVWDKRFGGTGSDEIKKVIQLSTGEYLLAGMSNSPVSGDKSQSSRGGQDYWLVKIKGDGTKIWDKRFGGSLNENLEGLALTINGDYLLGGSSFSGISGDKTQASRGGADYWLVRVSSSGNKVWDKRFGGTGEDNLMDVGSTGTSTGNLFIAGHSTSGAEGDRSQNSQGGKDFWMLKLNSSGEKLWDKRFGGSGHEGLRTILLTQEGGYLLAGRSESGVSGDKTQSNQGSSDYWIVKTSSTGIKQWDKRFGGSNYDEIRMALQTADGGFLLGGRSESGVSGDRTQPSQGSSDYWLVKVAPETSSILAERETALAEEPKVKAELSPLQAYPNPVKDKVTASFTLPQTQPVSLKVYDSQGQEVTTLFQGEAQANKAYEVIWQPKTSQPNGMYILRLQTTRSAQTQRILFTK, from the coding sequence ATGAAAATTCAATTATCTGGTTTATACCGGAGCCAATTTGAACTAGTATTATCACCCGGATGGCGCATTATAAGCGTGCTCCTGTTATTCCTGTTTAGCTTTACAACCGGAACTTTAGCTCAATCCAAAGTTTGGGATAACACCTTAGGCGGAGATGGCACCGATGATTTAGTTCTGGTCCAACAAACGAGTGACGGCGGCTATATTCTGGGAGGTAGTTCCACGTCCGGAAAAGCGGGCGATAAAACAGAACCAAATAGGGATCCGGGTACAGATAATAACTCTTATTATACCGGCGATTATTGGATAGTAAAGCTGAAGGCGGATGGTTCCAAAGCTTGGGATAAAACATTTGGTGGTAATAGCAGAGATGAATTACGTTCGCTGCAGCAAACGAGTGATGGGGGGTATATTCTGGGAGGAACTTCTTATTCCGGTATTAGTGGCGATAAGTCCGAAGCCAATAAAGGCAAACAAGATGAATTTGGTAATATTACCAACGACTATTGGATAGTGAAAATAGATGCTAGTGGTAATAAACAATGGGATAAAACATTTGGCGGTGATAATTATGACTATTTAGTATCGGTTCAGCAAACCAAAGAAGGCGATTATATACTAGGTGGCCATTCGGAATCTGGAGCAAACGTCGATAAAACCGAGCCAAGTAAAGGAGGGTGGGATTGGTGGGTGGTAAAAATGGATGCGAGTGGGCGTAAAATCTGGGATAAAAGTTTCGGGGAGAATCAGTATGACAATCTGGTTAATTTAGTACTAACCTCGGATAACGGCTATTTGCTTGCTGGCAGTTTTTACGGCGATACCCGGATAATAAAACTAAAGGCAGATGGTACGCCATTATGGGAAAAAGTTTTAGACGTTAGAGACTTAACTTCTTTACAGGCTACCCCTGATGGCGGGTATGTGGCCGGCTATACAGCTACAACATCCACCTATTCGCATGATTACGGCATTATAAAACTAAAAGCCGATGGCACCCAGGTTTGGAATAAGACTTACGGGGGCAATAAGGAAGACTGGCTCACCACGGCGCAGCCAACTCAGGATGGTGGTTATATTTTGGGTGGCGGTTCATCTTCTGGCATTAGCGATGATAAAACCGAACCCGTTAAAGGCCCTTGTAACGATGATGAATGCGATACAGACTTCTGGCTGATTAAATTAAGAGCTGATGGCACCAAAGAATGGGATAAAACTATTGGCGGAATTGATTACGACTTTTTTGCTTCCGTTCAGCAAACGAGTGATGGCGGATATATTTTAGGAGGTACTTCTAACTCCGGCATTAGCGGTGATAAATCCGAAGCCCGGTCTGGGTATTGGGTAGAAAAACTGGATAATAAAATTCGTCTGAATCAATCCATTACTTTTGCTCCTATTTTGTTGAACAAAGCAGTGGGTGATCCGCCTTTTACTCTTTCGGCCAAAGCTAATTCCGGGTTGTCTGTTACTTTTAAGGTGGTATCTGGCCCGGCAACCGTAAGTGGTAATAAGGTAACTCTAACCGGAGAAGGTACCGTTCACCTGCAAGCCATCCAAGCGGGTAATGGTACTTACAACCCAGCCTTGGTCGATCGAAGTTTTATCGTAGAAGAAAAGAAATTAATTAAAAAATTGTGGGATAAAACCTTCGGTGGTTTTAATCGGGAGGTGCTTACCGCCATGATTGCTACTCCGGATGGCGGTTATTTAGTGGGTGGTTATTCTGTTTCGGGTAAATCAGCCGATAAGAGCAACACTAGCAGAGGTAACAAAGATTATTGGCTGGTTAAACTAAACGCGCAGGGAGTAAAAGTATGGGATAAAACCTACGGAGGAAGTAAATCAGATAGTCTTACTGCTATTATCTCTACTCCGGATGGTGGCTATTTGTTAGGTGGGGCCTCAGCTTCTGGGGTTTCTGGTGATAAAAGTCAGGCCAATAAAGGAAACTACGATTATTGGTTAATAAAAATAGATGCTACGGGTACGAAAATTTGGGATAAGGTTTACGGCGGCCGGGAAGCCGATAACCTGATTACCCTTTTAGCTACTCCGGATGGCGGGTATTTATTGGGTGGAACTTCTACTTCGGGTATATCGGGCGATAAAAGCCAAATTAGTAAAGGCAGTACCGACTATTGGCTCCTGAAAATTAATGCTACAGGTACGAAGCTTTGGGACCGGACGTATGGTGGTAGTGAAGCGGAAAATCTAACCGCGCTTACTGCAGCTACGGAAGGTGGCTATCTGGTTGGTGGTTCTTCTGCCTCGGGTAAATCCGGGGATAAAAGCCAAGCCAGCCGGGGATTTGAAGATTATTGGATTGTACGCCTAAAAGAAGATGGCACCAAACTTTGGGATAAAACCTATGGCGGATTTAAACAAACGTACGAGTATGAGGACTGCCCGTACGAAGACCCAAAAGATTGCGAATACCAGGCGGGTAGTTCCATTTTAACCGCTCTGTTTGCCACCCCCGATGGTGGTTACCTGGTAGGCGGTTATTCTAATGCAGATAAGAATAGCGATAAAACCAATGACAACGACGGGCAATTACGTGACTATTGGTTACTAAAAATAGATGCGAAAGGATCTAAATTGTGGGATAAAACGTATGGTGGCGTTAGAACTGAAATAAGTACCGGGCCGGGCGGGTGGTATTATACAGGTAATTCTTTACTGCGCACTATTATTGCTGCGCCAGATGGAGATTACATTCTTGCTGGTACTTCCGATTCTTATAAAGGAAGAGATAAAAGCGAAAATACCCGAGTAGGAGAACGATACACCTATCCGGCAGGAGGCGGCGGATATTACCTCTTCTTTCCGGGCGAGGAAGATTACTGGGTACTTAAGATTACCGGCGAAGGTACTAAAAAATGGGATAGAACTATTGGCAGCCGCAATTATGATGAACTACAGGCCATAGTAGCTACTCCCGATGGTAGCTATGTACTAGCGGGTACTACTTATAATGCCGGCATAGGCGGAGACAAAACCGAAGCTACCCGCGATACTACCGGCATTTTATCGAATGACAAAGGAGATTACTGGGTAGTAAAAATAAAAGATGAAATGCCGCCGGTTACCTCTGCCTGGAATATGCGTTACGGTGGCTCAGGTACCGAAGGCTTTACCGCGGTAATTAAAACTTCTGACGGCGGTTACTTATCTGGCGGCTACACTAATTCAGGTATTAGCGGCGACAAAACCCAACCTAGCCAAGGCTTAAACGATTACTGGATTGTAAAAAGTGATAAGAACGGCAAAAAGCTCTGGGATAAACGCTACGGCGGCTCCGGGGAAGATTACCTGAACACCCTCATTCAAACATCGGATGGCGGCTACCTGCTGGGCGGTAGTTCCGAGTCGGGTAGTAGCGGCGATAAAAGCCAAACGAGCCGTGGTGGCCGCGACTGCTGGATAATAAAAATTAATAGCAATGGCACGAAGGTGTGGGATAAACGCTTTGGTGGCACGGGCTCGGACGAAATCAAGAAAGTTATTCAGCTTTCTACTGGCGAATACTTGCTGGCCGGCATGAGCAATTCCCCGGTGAGTGGCGATAAAAGCCAGAGTAGCCGGGGCGGCCAGGATTACTGGCTGGTGAAAATTAAAGGCGATGGTACTAAAATCTGGGACAAACGCTTTGGCGGGTCTTTAAACGAAAATCTGGAAGGTTTAGCTTTAACCATAAACGGCGACTACTTACTGGGGGGCAGCTCATTTTCGGGTATAAGTGGCGATAAAACGCAGGCGAGCCGGGGCGGCGCCGATTATTGGCTGGTGCGCGTGAGCAGCAGCGGCAACAAAGTGTGGGATAAACGTTTTGGCGGCACCGGCGAAGATAATTTAATGGATGTGGGTAGTACGGGTACTTCTACAGGTAATCTCTTTATCGCCGGCCATAGTACATCGGGAGCCGAGGGCGACCGCAGTCAGAATAGCCAGGGGGGCAAGGACTTCTGGATGCTAAAGCTAAACAGCAGCGGGGAAAAGTTGTGGGACAAGCGTTTTGGCGGCAGCGGCCACGAAGGCCTGCGCACCATTCTGCTCACCCAGGAAGGCGGCTACTTACTGGCGGGCCGGTCAGAGTCAGGAGTGAGCGGCGATAAAACACAGAGTAACCAGGGTAGCAGCGATTATTGGATTGTTAAAACTTCCAGCACGGGCATCAAGCAATGGGACAAACGTTTTGGCGGTAGTAACTACGACGAAATCCGGATGGCCTTGCAAACAGCAGATGGGGGCTTTCTACTGGGTGGCCGTTCCGAGTCGGGAGTAAGCGGTGACAGAACGCAGCCCAGCCAAGGCAGTAGCGACTACTGGCTCGTGAAAGTTGCTCCGGAAACCAGTTCTATACTAGCCGAGAGAGAAACTGCACTGGCAGAAGAACCTAAAGTTAAAGCAGAATTAAGTCCGCTACAAGCTTACCCAAATCCAGTCAAAGATAAAGTTACTGCCAGCTTTACCTTACCCCAAACGCAACCGGTGAGTTTAAAAGTGTACGATTCGCAAGGCCAGGAGGTAACTACTTTATTCCAGGGCGAAGCGCAAGCCAATAAAGCGTACGAAGTAATTTGGCAGCCTAAAACCAGTCAGCCGAATGGTATGTATATTCTTCGTTTACAAACTACGCGTTCTGCCCAAACGCAGAGAATCTTATTTACTAAATAA
- a CDS encoding polysaccharide deacetylase family protein, whose product MKLNPNCFTGQAKTLIGYYLFFQFLLFGKVILAQPTTSAFSWPEGKQAAISLSFDDARLSQVDSGTALLDQYQVKATFYVVPSGVEQRLEGWKKAVSSSHEIGNHSLNHPCTGNFPWARQKALEDYSLKKMRQELTECNKQVQELLGVKPEVFAYPCGQKFVGRGRKTKSYVPLVASLFNSGRGWLDEGPNDPLFCDPAQLTGMESDGKDFEEILPILEEAKKTGKWVVLAGHEMGHSGPQTTRLSMLQKLLEYAQNPANGVWLAPVGTVGKYIQDHKK is encoded by the coding sequence ATGAAATTAAATCCAAATTGCTTTACTGGCCAGGCAAAAACCTTAATTGGCTATTACCTTTTCTTTCAATTTTTACTGTTCGGAAAAGTGATATTGGCGCAGCCAACAACTTCTGCTTTTTCGTGGCCGGAGGGAAAACAGGCCGCCATAAGCCTAAGTTTTGATGATGCCCGACTGAGCCAGGTAGACTCTGGTACTGCGCTGCTAGACCAGTATCAGGTAAAAGCTACTTTTTACGTAGTGCCATCCGGCGTGGAGCAACGCTTAGAGGGGTGGAAGAAAGCGGTAAGTAGTAGCCACGAAATTGGCAATCATTCCCTTAACCATCCTTGCACCGGAAACTTTCCCTGGGCCCGGCAAAAAGCACTGGAAGATTACAGTTTGAAAAAAATGCGGCAGGAGTTAACTGAATGCAATAAGCAAGTACAGGAGTTGCTGGGAGTAAAACCAGAAGTTTTTGCTTATCCTTGTGGGCAAAAATTTGTGGGGCGCGGGCGAAAAACCAAAAGCTATGTTCCGTTGGTAGCTTCATTGTTTAATTCTGGCCGCGGCTGGCTCGATGAAGGACCAAACGATCCGCTTTTCTGTGATCCGGCCCAACTCACCGGAATGGAATCGGACGGAAAGGATTTTGAAGAAATTTTGCCCATACTGGAAGAAGCTAAAAAAACTGGTAAATGGGTGGTGTTGGCTGGTCATGAAATGGGACATTCCGGGCCGCAAACTACCCGCTTATCCATGCTGCAAAAACTACTTGAATATGCACAAAACCCAGCTAATGGTGTTTGGCTAGCGCCGGTGGGTACCGTGGGTAAATACATCCAGGACCATAAAAAGTAA
- a CDS encoding alkaline phosphatase family protein: MKVPFSIFRVILVACFFLLYSLTVFAQSKQKKAVFIIVDGIAADVLEKQNTPNLKKIAAVGGYTRAYVGGERGGYSETPTISAVGYNSLLTGTWVNKHNVWDNKIDAPNYNYPTIFRYFETQYPSKKTAIFSTWLDNRTKLVGEGLPQTQNIKLDYHFDGFELDTVNFPHDKESNYIHQIDEHVTNEATRYIRAEAPDLSWVYLEYSDDMGHRYGDGEKMYRAIQMADDQIGRIWQAIQNRQQNFPEDWLIIITTDHGRDSQGKGHGGQSDRERTTWIVTNAQDLNGRFKQNPGVVDIMPSLARFLNISIPRENEREVDGVPFTGKVSIAEPSATYRNGQIAVTWQALEQKGKVKIGVTTTNKYKNGGKDEYTLWKEVDLKSGKATLNVKQMPSGFYKIIFEAPSNTVNRWVTF, from the coding sequence ATGAAAGTGCCTTTTTCTATCTTCAGAGTTATTTTAGTTGCTTGTTTCTTCTTATTATATTCTTTAACTGTTTTTGCCCAGAGCAAGCAAAAGAAAGCAGTTTTTATAATTGTGGATGGCATTGCGGCCGACGTACTTGAAAAACAGAATACTCCTAATTTAAAGAAAATTGCGGCCGTTGGCGGGTATACCCGCGCGTACGTAGGCGGTGAAAGAGGCGGGTATTCCGAAACTCCCACCATATCGGCGGTGGGCTACAATAGCTTATTAACGGGTACCTGGGTAAACAAACATAATGTGTGGGACAACAAAATTGATGCCCCCAACTATAACTATCCTACCATTTTTCGCTATTTCGAAACGCAATACCCTTCTAAAAAAACAGCCATTTTTTCTACCTGGCTCGATAACCGCACCAAGCTCGTCGGCGAAGGTTTGCCGCAAACCCAAAACATAAAACTCGATTATCATTTTGATGGATTTGAACTGGATACTGTAAACTTCCCGCACGACAAAGAAAGTAACTACATTCACCAGATTGATGAACATGTAACCAACGAAGCCACCCGTTATATCCGCGCGGAGGCACCCGATTTATCCTGGGTTTATCTGGAGTATTCTGATGATATGGGGCACCGCTACGGCGACGGTGAAAAAATGTACCGGGCTATTCAAATGGCTGATGATCAGATTGGCCGTATCTGGCAAGCCATTCAAAACCGGCAGCAGAATTTTCCGGAAGACTGGCTAATTATTATAACCACCGACCATGGCCGCGACAGCCAGGGTAAAGGTCACGGCGGCCAATCAGACCGCGAACGCACTACCTGGATCGTCACTAATGCTCAAGATTTAAATGGTCGGTTTAAGCAAAATCCGGGCGTGGTTGATATTATGCCCAGTTTAGCCCGCTTCTTAAATATTAGTATTCCGCGCGAAAACGAAAGAGAAGTAGATGGGGTACCTTTTACCGGTAAAGTATCTATTGCGGAGCCATCGGCAACGTACCGCAACGGACAAATAGCAGTAACCTGGCAAGCACTGGAACAAAAAGGCAAAGTAAAAATTGGAGTTACTACTACAAATAAATATAAAAATGGTGGTAAAGACGAATATACTTTATGGAAAGAAGTGGATTTAAAATCAGGAAAAGCAACTTTAAACGTAAAGCAAATGCCTTCTGGCTTTTATAAAATAATATTTGAAGCACCTTCTAATACTGTAAACCGATGGGTAACTTTTTAG
- a CDS encoding elongation factor G → MKAYDEKHIKNVVLIGSAKSGKTTLAETMLFEAGIINRRGTVEEKNTISDYQEIERERGSSVYATTLHTEWRDYKINIMDTPGLDDFIGEVITSITVCDTVVLVLNAQNGVEVGTEVLWDYVDRYNKPTILAINQLDTDKANFNQTLEEAKAFFGSAVTVMQYPLNAGLGFNCIIDLLKMVMYKFPAGGGKPEKLPIPDSEKERADALHNELVEKAAENDEALMEQYFEKGSLDEDELREGLKIGMMKHQVFPVFCLSAKKDMGTGRMMGFIDNVAPSAVEMPAGITEEGQKVPCDPNAPTRLFIFKTLIEPHLGRLSFFKVLAGEVAIGMELFNEKTNTSERIGQLFIADGKNRNPIERLKAGDIGCTLKLKNTFTNHTLNGKGAKGNIQPIIFPAYKTRVAIVAKNKQDEEKLSELLNEVHLEDQTIGIEYNQELKQFILEAQGELHLALMKWRLENLSKIPVEFQKVRVPYRETIQKPALASYRHKKQSGGAGQFGEVFMKIEPYYDGMPSVKEFSVRETETVDLPWGGKLVFNNCIVGGVIDARFIPAILKGVMEKMSQGPLTGSYVRDVRVSVYDGKMHPVDSNDISFKIAGTMAFRDAFLQAEPLLLEPIQEVEVSVPAAIMGDAMTELQIRRSIILNMESEKDAQVIKARIPLAELDKFLSALRNISQGRAKVRNHFADYAPVPSDLQKRITEEYHQLEMAEMH, encoded by the coding sequence ATGAAAGCTTACGACGAAAAACACATTAAAAACGTGGTGCTAATTGGCTCTGCGAAAAGCGGCAAAACTACCCTAGCCGAAACCATGCTGTTTGAAGCAGGAATTATTAACCGGCGGGGAACCGTAGAAGAAAAAAACACTATTTCGGATTACCAGGAAATAGAGCGGGAACGGGGTAGTTCGGTGTATGCTACTACTTTGCACACCGAATGGCGGGATTATAAAATTAATATTATGGATACTCCCGGTCTGGACGATTTTATTGGCGAAGTAATTACCTCTATTACCGTGTGCGATACTGTGGTTTTAGTGCTGAACGCGCAAAATGGCGTGGAAGTAGGTACCGAAGTACTCTGGGATTACGTAGACCGGTATAACAAACCCACCATTCTGGCAATAAATCAATTGGATACAGATAAGGCCAATTTTAATCAAACTCTGGAAGAAGCAAAAGCTTTTTTCGGTTCGGCGGTTACTGTAATGCAATATCCTTTAAATGCGGGTTTAGGCTTTAACTGCATTATTGATTTACTGAAAATGGTAATGTACAAATTTCCGGCAGGTGGTGGCAAACCGGAAAAACTACCCATTCCCGATAGCGAAAAAGAAAGAGCCGATGCCCTGCATAACGAACTAGTAGAAAAAGCCGCCGAAAACGACGAAGCTTTAATGGAGCAATATTTTGAAAAAGGCAGTCTGGACGAAGATGAACTACGCGAAGGTTTAAAAATAGGCATGATGAAGCACCAGGTATTCCCGGTGTTTTGCTTATCGGCTAAAAAAGATATGGGCACCGGCCGTATGATGGGATTTATCGATAACGTAGCTCCTTCGGCAGTAGAGATGCCCGCCGGTATTACCGAAGAAGGCCAAAAAGTACCCTGCGATCCGAACGCTCCTACCCGCCTGTTTATTTTTAAAACGTTAATTGAACCGCACCTGGGCCGTTTGTCTTTTTTTAAAGTTCTGGCCGGCGAAGTAGCTATTGGGATGGAACTGTTCAACGAAAAAACAAATACTTCCGAACGAATTGGTCAGTTGTTCATCGCGGATGGCAAGAACCGCAACCCAATAGAAAGATTAAAAGCCGGTGATATAGGTTGTACGCTAAAATTGAAGAATACTTTTACTAATCATACGCTCAACGGCAAAGGCGCTAAAGGCAACATTCAACCTATAATTTTTCCGGCCTACAAAACCCGGGTGGCCATTGTTGCCAAAAACAAGCAGGACGAAGAGAAATTAAGTGAATTATTAAACGAAGTTCACCTGGAAGACCAAACGATTGGCATTGAATACAACCAGGAATTAAAGCAGTTTATTCTGGAAGCCCAAGGAGAATTACATTTGGCCTTAATGAAATGGCGCCTGGAGAATCTATCCAAAATACCCGTAGAGTTTCAGAAAGTGCGGGTGCCCTACCGGGAAACTATTCAGAAACCAGCTTTGGCGTCGTACCGGCACAAAAAACAATCGGGTGGAGCGGGCCAGTTTGGCGAAGTATTCATGAAAATTGAGCCTTATTACGATGGAATGCCTTCGGTGAAAGAATTCTCGGTGCGGGAAACCGAAACTGTAGATTTGCCTTGGGGCGGAAAACTCGTGTTTAATAATTGCATTGTGGGTGGCGTGATTGATGCGCGTTTTATTCCGGCCATTTTAAAAGGTGTAATGGAGAAAATGTCGCAGGGTCCGCTTACTGGTTCTTACGTACGCGACGTGCGGGTAAGCGTATACGATGGTAAGATGCACCCGGTAGATAGCAACGATATTTCTTTTAAAATTGCCGGTACCATGGCCTTCCGCGATGCTTTTTTACAGGCGGAACCCCTCCTGCTGGAACCTATTCAGGAAGTAGAAGTTTCGGTGCCGGCAGCTATTATGGGCGATGCCATGACCGAGCTTCAAATCCGGCGCAGTATTATTCTGAATATGGAAAGTGAAAAAGATGCCCAGGTCATAAAAGCCCGCATCCCTCTAGCGGAATTAGATAAGTTTTTATCGGCTTTGCGGAATATTAGCCAGGGCCGGGCCAAAGTACGTAATCATTTTGCCGATTATGCCCCGGTTCCATCGGATCTGCAAAAACGCATTACCGAAGAATACCACCAATTAGAAATGGCGGAAATGCATTAA